One Pectinophora gossypiella chromosome 25, ilPecGoss1.1, whole genome shotgun sequence DNA window includes the following coding sequences:
- the LOC126378159 gene encoding spherulin-2A-like, with translation MLCKNFLVIIKIIIILLRNYSLSSSVTLNMLKLFCIFILALKTISAKISIDVSAGNDVSDIRINYTGIDVKLVTDHEIKLFDISNRNLKEALKKHYGTQPTNVYIKSPTPWGDLYTKYHWEQIKRVLSVKSSRMKGIRKTPVVVLSQDFENLLNNTIKVNTGISQTVENTITTSWTRNKEIVISQEVEYDVNVLFSKITGTTGFSYSSSWGESEERSETITIGTTSNVETELQPGQRATAILTATRGYLEIEVEYLATLRGNLAVNFKKKYNGHHFHGPPIGNVLNSGGMSNEKTATEVIKVGFYADATLKIYDKRTGQPL, from the coding sequence atgttatgtaaaaacttCCTCGtaatcattaaaataattatcattttgttAAGAAACTATTCACTGAGCAGTTCTGTTAcattaaatatgttaaaattattctgtatttttatattagcaTTAAAAACTATAAGTGCTAAAATAAGTATAGATGTTAGTGCTGGAAATGACGTAAGTGATATTAGAATAAACTATACGGGGATTGATGTAAAACTAGTGACTGATCACGAAATTAAGTTATTCGATATAAGCAATAGAAACTTGAAGGAAGCGTTGAAGAAACATTATGGAACCCAACCTACAAACGTTTATATAAAAAGTCCGACACCATGGGGCGACTTGTACACAAAGTACCATTGGGAACAAATAAAAAGAGTGCTGTCGGTGAAATCTTCTAGAATGAAAGGCATCAGGAAGACCCCAGTAGTAGTCCTATCGCAGGACTTCGAAAATTtattaaacaatacaataaaagtaAACACGGGAATAAGTCAAACGGTTGAAAACACGATAACAACGAGTTGGACGCGAAACAAAGAGATCGTTATATCTCAAGAAGTGGAATACGACGTCAACGTTTTGTTTTCAAAAATTACCGGTACAACCGGTTTTTCGTACAGCTCTAGTTGGGGCGAAAGCGAGGAGCGTTCTGAAACCATAACAATCGGTACTACTAGCAACGTCGAAACGGAACTCCAGCCCGGGCAAAGAGCAACGGCCATTCTGACAGCTACCCGGGGATATTTGGAAATCGAAGTGGAATATTTGGCAACACTGAGAGGGAATTTGGCggtaaattttaaaaagaaatataatggtCATCATTTTCACGGCCCACCTATCGGAAATGTATTAAACAGTGGAGGAATGAGTAATGAAAAAACTGCAACTGAGGTAATTAAAGTTGGATTCTACGCCGACGCCACTTTGAAAATTTATGACAAAAGGACAGGACAAcctttataa